Below is a window of Cupriavidus sp. MP-37 DNA.
TTTGCAACAGCGGTGGAGTGCAGTTCCGGCAAGCTGAGGAGCTTGTGGAGGAGGTCGGGGAGCGGATCTGGAAATGAAAAAAGCCAGCGCGAGGCTGGCTTTTTGAAACTGGTGGGTGGTACAGGGATTGAACCTGTGACCCCTGCCGTGTGAAGGCAGTGCTCTACCGCTGAGCTAACCACCCCTGTCTGCGTCGTCGTTGCCGTCGTGCAGCAGAGAAATGAGATTATGCAGAGGTTCTTGTATCTTGTAAAGCCCTTTTTTGAACTTTCTTACGCTGCCAGCGTTCCCGGGGCTTCGGCAGGGTCTTCCCGCCATACCGTCTTGCCGCCGCTGGCCTTGTCGAGGCCCTTGATTATGGCCAGATGGGCCTGCTGTTCCTCATCGGTGGCGCGCAGTACCGGCAAGGTCAGCCGGGACAGGTCGGCGGTGGCGACCACGCCGCCCTGGCCGCCGCTGCTGTCGAGCGTGTCGATCACCAGCGAATCCTGGCCGCGCGTCATCGCCAGGTAGACCTCGGCGAGCAGTTCGGCGTCCAGCAGCGCGCCGTGCAGCGTGCGGTGGGCGTTGCTGATGCCGAGGCGTTCGCACAGGGCATCGAGCGAGTTGCGCTTGCCGGGGAACATCTGGCGGGCTTCGCGCAAGGTATCGATCACGTTGCCGACATGCTGGCGGAACGGCGGCAGGCCCAGCAGCTGGAATTCCATGTCGAGGAAGCCCAGGTCGAACTGCGCGTTGTGGATGATCAGCTCGGCGTCCTGCACGAATTCGCGGATGTCGTCGACGACTTCGGCAAAGCGCGGCTTGTCGGCCAGGAATTCGACGGTGATGCCGTGCACGGCGATCGCGCCCTCGTCGATATCGCGTTCCGGGTTGACGTAGAAGTGCAGGTGGCGTCCCGTCAGGCGGCGGTTCATCAGCTCGACGCAGCCGATTTCGATCAGGCGGTCGCCGGTGGCGGCATTCAGGCCGGTGGTTTCGGTATCGAGAACGATTTGTCGCATGGCGGGCATTCTAGCGGAGCGGGGCGGGCGTTCCGCGCTTGTTGTTGGTGGTGAAGCGGGATCCGGTCAGCGGCCGATCGATTCGACGCCGCGGTTGGCCAGCGCGTCGGCGCGCTCATTGCCGGGGTGGCCGTTGTGGCCGCGCACCCAGTGCCACGAGATCTGGTGCGGTTGCGCCAGGGTGTCCAGCGCCTGCCACAGGTCGGCGTTCTTGACCGGCTTCTTGTCGGCGGTTTTCCAGCCGCGCGCCTTCCAGCCGGGCAGCCACTCGCTGATGCCTTTCTGCACGTACTGCGAGTCGGTATAGACGCGCACTACGCAGGGCCGCTTGAGCGCGCGCAGCGCTTCGATCACGGCGGTCATTTCCATGCGGTTGTTGGTGGTGTTCGGCTCGCCGCCGAACAGCTCTTTCTCGCTGGTGCCGGCGACCAGCACTGCGCCCCAGCCGCCGCGGCCGGGATTGCCCTTGCAGGCGCCGTCGGAGTAGATCGTGACTTCTTGCATGTGATTCCGTGGTGGCCACCCGCGGGTCGGGTGGCGCATTGAGGGGCGGGACAGGTGGATCACCCGCGCGGCCGGGCCGCGTCAGTGTTCCTTGCCCGGGGCCTTGCCGTGCGTGCCGGTGGGGGTGGCCACCGGCGCCGACACCGGCGCCAGCGCCGGCTTGCTCTTCCACGCCGGTCCGACCAGCCGGATATTGCGCACGCGCTTGATCGCCGAAATCATATAGACCGCGCCGAAGATCGGCCACCAGCGGTCGCCGGCCTTTTCCATGAAGGCGGCGCGCTGCAGCCAGCGGTCGGTGCGGTACGGCGGGCAATAGCAGCCGAAGCGGCCGCGGATGATATCGAAGCCGAGCAGCTTGAGCCAGTCCTTGATGCGCACGAAGCCGATCTGCTGGGCGTCGGTCGGCAGGAAGGGCGTGGCACCGAGCCGGTTCATGCCCTGGCGCGCACCCCACAGGCTCATCGGGTTGAAGCAGGTGACCACCACGCGGCCCTCGGGCATCAGCACGCGCGAGACTTCGCGCAGCACTTCATGCGGGTCTTCGGCAAACTCCAGGATGTGGGGCAGCGTGACCAGGTCGATGCTCTGGGTGTCGAACGGCAGTTCGTCGAAACGGCACAGCAGCTGGCGCGCATCCGGATGTGCGGCACGCGGCCCGTGCGGGCCGCTGGACGGATCCAGCGCCAGCGCCGAGAACGGCATCCGGTTCTCGCGCAGGGTATCGATATAGGGCAGGCCGAGCTGGACCGCGTGATAGCCGAAGATGTCGGCCACGGTCCGGTCGTACTGCTGCGCCTCCCAGCGCAGCATGTACTCGCCGGGCGGCGAGGCCAGCCAGTCTTCCCAGCTTACAATCGGGTGATTGGGACGATTGGACATAGGAGCATGCGCATGTTGAAGGTTGAGCCGATCCCGGCGTTCCAGGATAACTATATCTGGGCCATCCACGACGGGCACTGCGCCGCCGTGGTCGATCCTGGCGAGGCCGCGCCGGTGGAGCGCTTCCTGGCGCAAAGCGGTCTGGCTCTGGGCGCTATTGTAATCACCCATCACCACGGCGATCACCAGGGTGGGGTGGCCGAGCTGCTGGCCGCGCATCCGCGCGCGCCCTCGGGCGAACCGCTGCCGGTGCTGGGGCCGGCGCGCGAGCGTATCGGCGGGCGCACCCGGGCGCTGCGCGAGGGCGATGTGGCGACGCTCGAGGCGCCGGCGCTGACGCTGCGCGTGCTGGACGTGCCCGGCCACACCGCCGGCCACATCGCCTATGTTGCCGACCTGGGCGAAGCCGGCCCGGCAGTGTTTTGCGGCGATACGCTGTTCGCCAGCGGCTGCGGGCGCCTGTTCGAAGGCACGCCGGCGCAGATGCTGGCGTCGCTGGACAAGCTGGCGGCGCTGCCCGGCGACACCCGCGTCTATTGCGCGCACGAATACACGCGCAGCAATGTCCGCTTCGCGCGCGCGGTCGAGCCGGGCAATGCCGCGCTGGCGGCGTGGGAGGAACGCGTCGAGGCGCTGCGCGCCGCGGACCGGCCGACGCTGCCGACCACCATCGCGCATGAGCGCGAGGTCAACCCGTTCCTGCGCTCGCGCGAACCGGCGGTGCGCGCCGCGGTGTCGGCGCACGGCGGCGCCACCGCGGGCGATGCGCAGGCGTTCGGTGCGCTGCGCGGCTGGAAGGACAATTTCCGCTGAGCCACCGGCCCGGCCCCATGCCTTGTGCCGCAAGGCACGGCGGCGGCCGGCCGGATAGCGGCTATATGGAAAATCTGATTGACGCGATACGCGGTTTTTTTTAGCATCACGCAACCTTTTAGCGTCACGATTTGAGAACTTAATGAAAATTGGTCGACTACTGGCGGTGGTCGCGTGCGCCGCGCTGCTTGCAGCGTGCGCCAGCACCCCCACGCCGCCTGAAGGCGCCGACGGCGCCGCGACCGCCCAGACTGCCAAGCGCCCGGACCCGCTCAACTCGCTCAGCGACAAGTCGGCGCTCTCTTCCACTTCCACCATCAATGTCGACCAGGGCGGCCTGGACTGGCTGCGCGGCCCGTCCAACGATATCTGGGACCGCATCCGGCGCGGCTTTGCCATGCAGGACCTGGAGGGTACGCTGGTCGATGATCGTACCCAGTGGTATGCGCAGCGGCCGGAGTACATGGAACGGATGGTCGGGCGCTCGAGCCGCTACCTCTACCACATCGTCGAGGAGCTCGAGCAGCGCAAGATGCCGACCGAGCTGGCGCTGCTGCCGTTCGTCGAGAGCGCGTTCAATCCGCAGGCGCAGTCCACCGCCAAGGCGGCCGGGATGTGGCAGTTCATCCCCAGCACGGGCAAGTCGTACAACCTGAAGCAGAACATGTTCCGCGACGAGCGCCGCGACGTGCTGGCCTCGACCGACGCCGCGCTCGACTACCTGGCGCGGCTCTACGACATGTTCGGCGACTGGCACCTGGCGCTGGCGGCGTACAACTGGGGCGAGGGCGCGGTGTCGCGGGCGATCGCGCGCAACCAGGCGCGCGGGCTGCCGACCGACTATGCCAGCCTGCCGATGCCCAACGAGACGCGCTACTACGTGCCCAAGCTGCAGGCGGTCAAGAACATCATCGCCAACCCGGCCGCGTACGGCGTCAAGCTGCCCGAGATTCCGGACCATCCGTACTTCGTCACGGTGACCACCTCGCGCGACATCGACGTGAACCTGGCGGCCAAGCTGGCGGACATGTCGGTGGAGGAATTCAAGGCGCTGAACCCGTCGTTCAACCGGCCGGTGATCCTGGGCGCGTCGAATCCGCAGATCCTGCTGCCGTTCGATAACGCCGAGCGCTTCCAGTACAACCTGAACACCTATCGCGGCGGGCTGTCGAGCTGGGCCGCGGTGACGGTGGACAGCCGCGAGCGCGTCGAGTCGCTGGCGGCGCGCCTGAATGTCGATGCCGACACGCTGCGCGAGATCAACAGCATCCCCAAGGGCATGCGCCTGAAGGCGGGCTCGACCGTGATGATCCCGCGCTCGGGCCGGCATGACCAGGACATCAGCGCCACCCTCGCCGACAGCGCCATGCTGGCGATGGAGCCGGACCTGCCCGATGCGCGCCGCGTGGTGGTGCGCGCCAGCCGGCGCGACACCGTGGCCTCGGTGGCGCGGCGCTACGGGGTCTCGGCGGGGCAGGTGCAGTCGTGGAACAAGCTCTCCGGCACCAAGCTGGTGGCCGGACAGAGCCTGGTGCTGATGGTGCCGGTGCGCGGCGCCGGCGCCGTGCGCGCGGCCCGTGCCGAACGCGCCGACCGCGCCGAGCGGGCCGAGCGCAGCGAACAGGCCAGCCGCAAGGAACCCACCGGCAAGGCCGGCAAGGGCGCCAGGGTGGTCCGGGTTTCCGCCAAGGGCAAGGGCGAGGCGCGCCAGCGTGTGGTGGTCGAAGCCTCGCCGCGACGCGGGGCCAAGGCACCGGCAGTCGCCAAGGTGTCGGCCAAGACCTCCACCAAGGCCAGCGCCAAGGGCGTCAAGGCGCGCTGACGCGGCCGCACCGGCGCGACGCCGGGAGCAAAAGGGGCGATGCCGTTGGCACGCCCCTTTTTTCATGTGCCGGCGCCGCCCCGTGCGCCAGCACGCCCAAACCGTGGCCACGGGTACCCGGGCCGGTGGCAAACTACGGGCATATCCACAACTACCGCACAAGCGGAGGAGACAGACATGACGGCAAGCCATGCCGTGCATGCCCGTTCGCTGGCCGACCCCGAGGGGTTCTGGGCCGAACAGGCGGCACGCATCGACTGGGAAACCCCGTTCAGCCAGGTGCTCGACAACAGCCGCGCCCCCTTTACGCGCTGGTTCGTCGGCGGGCGCACCAACCTGTGCCACAACGCGGTCGACCGCCACCTGGCGGCCCGCGCCAGCCAGCCGGCGCTGCACTGGGTTTCGACCGAAACCGACCAGGCCCGCAGCTTCACCTACGCCGAACTGCACGACGAGGTCAGCCGCATGGCGGCGATCCTGCAGCAACTGGGCGTACAGCGCGGCGACCGCGTGCTGATCTACATGCCGATGATTCCGGAAGCCGCCTTCGCGATGCTGGCGTGCGCGCGCATCGGCGCCATCCATTCGGTGGTGTTCGGCGGCTTTGCCTCGGTCAGCCTGGCCGCGCGCATCGAGGATGCCCGCCCGCGCGTGGTGGTCAGCGCCGATGCCGGCTCGCGCGCGGGCAAGGTGGTGCCGTACAAGCCGCTGCTGGACGAGGCCATGCGGCTGTCGTCGCACCAGCCCGAGAAGGTGCTGCTGGTGGACCGGCAACTGGCGGACATGCCCCGCACCGCAGGCCGCGACCAAGACTACGGCGCGTGGCGCGAGCGCGTCGCCGGCGTGCAGGTGCCGTGCGTGTGGCTGGAGTCGGGCGAGCCGTCCTATGTGCTCTATACCTCGGGCACCACCGGCAAGCCCAAGGGCGTGCAGCGCGATACCGGCGGCTATGCGGTGGCGCTGGCCACGTCGATGGAATACATCTTCTGCGGCAAGGCCGGCGACACCATGTTCACCGCGTCGGACATCGGCTGGGTGGTGGGGCACAGCTATATCGTCTATGGCCCGCTGCTGGCCGGCATGGCGACGCTGATGTATGAAGGCACGCCGGTCCGGCCCGATGGCGGCATCCTGTGGCGGCTGGTTGAACAATACCGGGTCAACCTGATGTTCAGCGCCCCGACCGCGATCCGCGTGCTGAAGAAGCAGGATCCGGCGTGGCTGACGCGTTACGACCTGTCCAGCCTGCGCCTGCTGTTCCTGGCCGGCGAGCCGCTCGACGAGCCCACCGCGCGCTGGATCCAGGACGGCCTGGGCAAGCCGGTGGTCGACAACTACTGGCAGACCGAATCCGGCTGGCCCATCATCGCGATCCAGCGCGGCCTCGAGGCGTTGCCGCCCAAGCTGGGCTCGCCCGGCGTGCCGGCCTACGGCTATGACCTGAAGATCGTCGACGAGGCCACCGGCGAAGAGTGCCCGCCCGGGCAGAAGGGCGTGGTCGCCATCGACGGCCCGCTGCCGCCGGGATGCATGAGCACGATCTGGGGCGACGATGACCGCTTCGTGCGCACTTACTGGCAGGCGGTGCCGAACCGGCTGTGCTATTCCACCTTCGACTGGGGCGTGCGCGATGCCGACGGCTATGTCTTTATCCTGGGACGCACCGACGACGTGATCAACGTCGCCGGCCACCGGCTGGGCACACGCGAGATCGAGGAAAGCCTGTCGTCCAGCGCCGCGGTGGCCGAGGTCGCCGTGGTGGGCGTGCAGGACGCGCTCAAGGGACAGGTGGCGATGGCGTTCTGCATCGCCCGCGATCCGGCGCGCACCGCCACGCCGGAGGCGCGGCTGGTGCTCGAGGGCGAGCTGATGAAGACGGTCGAGCAGCAACTCGGCGCGGTGGCCCGGCCGGCGCGTGTGCTGTTCGTCAATGCGCTGCCGAAGACGCGTTCCGGCAAGCTGCTGCGGCGTGCCATGCAGGCCGTGGCCGAGGGCCGCGATCCGGGCGACCTGACCACCATCGAGGATCCGGGCGCGCTGGACCAGCTGCAGGCCGCGTTGAAGGGCTAGTGGGGAAGGGCGATGGCGGTGTCGCGCGCGGCACACCGCATCGCCGCCTTGCCATCGGTCGTGATGCAGTCTAATATTTGAAGCATAAAATATTTAGTCTTGATCTAGATCGCGGTGAGGCCCGGATGCGGTCGCAATATGCGGCGCGCCCGGCACAGCCGGCAGGAGGCAACAGATGCGTGTGCTTTGTATTGGCGGAGGCCCCGCCGGCCTGTACTTCGGCCTGCTGATGAAACTGCAGGATGCGGCCAACGAGGTCATCGTGGTCGAGCGCAACCGGCCCTACGACACCTTCGGCTGGGGCGTGGTGTTTTCCGACGCCACCATGGACAACCTGAAGCAGGCCGACCCGGCCAGCGCCAGCGAGATCAACGCCGCCTTCAACCACTGGGACGATATCGACATCCATATCGGCGGGCGCACCATCCGCTCGGGCGGGCATGGCTTTATCGGCATCGGCCGCAAGCGCCTGCTGAACATCCTGCAGGCGCGCTGCGAAGCGCTCGGGGTGAAGCTGGTGTTCGAGACCGATGTCTCCGACGACCAGGCGCTGGCGATGCAATACCAGGCCGACCTGGTGATCGCCTCGGACGGACTGAACAGCCGCATCCGCACCCGCTATGCCGACACCTTCCGGCCGGATATCGATACGCGCCAGTGCCGCTTTGTCTGGCTGGGCACGCACAAGCTGTTCGATGCCTTCACCTTTGCCTTTGAAAAGACCGAGCACGGCTGGTTCCAGGCGCATGCCTACCGCTTCGACGACAACACCTCGACCTTTATCGTCGAGACGCCGGAAGCGGTCTGGCGCGCCGCCGGCATCGAGCAGATGAGCCAGGAAGAGGGCGTGGCCTACTGCGAGAAGCTGTTCGCGCGCTACCTCGACGGCAACAAGCTGATCAGCAACGCGGCGCACCTGCGCGGCTCGGCGATCTGGATCCGCTTCCCGCGCGTGATCTGCCGGCAATGGGTGCACTGGAACACCTTGCCCGACGGCCGCCGCGTGCCGGTGGTGCTGATGGGCGATGCCGCGCACACCGCGCATTTCTCGATCGGCTCCGGCACCAAGCTGGCGCTCGAGGATGCCATCGACCTGGCCGAAGAGATCCGCGGCAGCGGCCACGACGGCCTGCCCGACGCGCTGGCGCGCTATGAAGCCACGCGCGGCGTGGAGGTGCTGAAGATCCAGAACGCGGCGCGCAACTCGACCGAGTGGTTCGAGAACGTCGAGCGCTACGCCGGCAGCCTGCCGCCGGAGCAGTTCGCTTATTCGCTGCTGACGCGCTCGCAACGGATTTCGCATGAGAACCTGCGCGTGCGCGATGCCGGCTATGTCGCGCAATTCGAGCACTGGCTGGCACAGCAGGCCGGGGTGCCGGCCGACAGCCTGCAGCTGCAGGCGCACCAGCCGCTGCCGCCGATGTTCACGCCGTTCCGCGTGCGCGGCGTCACGCTGAAGAACCGCGTGGTGGTATCGCCGATGGCCATGTATTCCTGCACCGACGGCGTGCCGGGCGACTTCCATCTGGTCCACCTGGGTGCGCGCGCACTCGGCGGCGCCGGCATGGTGGTGGCCGAGATGACCTGCGTGTCGCCCGATGCGCGCATCACGCCGGGCTGCCCGGGCTTGTGGAACGATGCACAGCGCGACGCGTGGAAGCGCATCGTCGATTTCGTGCATGCCAACAGCGATGCGCGCATCGCCATGCAGATCGGCCACTCGGGCCGCAAGGGCTCGACGCAACTCGGCTGGGAAGCGATGGACCACCCGCTGCCGCAGGGCAACTGGCCGGTGATTTCAGCGTCGCCGCTGCCTTACCTGCCGGGCGAATCGCAGACCCCGCGCGCGATGACGCGCGCCGACATGGACCGCGTGCGCGACGACTTCGTCGCCAGCGCGCGGCGCGCGGCCGAAGCCGGCTTCGACTGGCTCGAGCTGCACTGCGCGCACGGCTATTTGCTGTCGAGCTTTATCTCGCCGCTGACCAATACCCGCGACGACGAATACGGCGGTTCGCTGGCGGCGCGGCTGCGCTATCCGCTGGAAGTGTTCGAGGCCGTGCGCGCGGTCTGGCCGCAGGACAAGCCGATGTCGGTGCGTATCTCGGCGCACGACTGGGTCGAAGGCGGCATCACGCCCGACGACGCTGTCGAGATCGCCCGGGCCTTCAAGGCCGCGGGCGCCGACATGATCGATTGCTCGTCGGGGCAGGTCAGCCCGGACCAGGCGCCGGTCTACGGCCGCATGTACCAGACCCCCTTTGCCGACCGCATTCGCAACGAGGCCGGCATCGCCACCATTGCGGTGGGCGCGATCTTCGAGGCCGATCACGTCGACTCGATCATCGCCGCCGGCCGCGCGGACCTGTGCGCGATTGCGCGCCCGCACCTGGCCAACCCGGCGTGGACGCTGCAGGAAGCCGCGCGCATCGGCTACCGCGATATCGCCTGGCCCAAGCAGTACCTGGCCGGCAAGCGGCAGCTGGAAACCAACCTCGAACGCGCCGCGGCGCAGGAGAAGCAGGCATGACGGGCAGCACGGCAACGCTGGCCGGCCGGCACGCGCTGGTCACCGGCGGCGGGCGCGGCATCGGCGCGGCGATCGCGCGGCGGCTGCTGGCCGATGGCGCCAGCGTGACGCTGCTGGGGCGCGCTGCCGGCACGCTGCAGGCGACGGTGCAGGCGTTGCGCGGCCAGGCGCCGGCAGGGGCCATGGTGTCGTTCGTCACCGCCGATATTGCCGATGCCGACAGCGTGGCGCGCGCCTTTGCCACGGCCACGGAACAGGCCGGCCGCGTGGCGATGCTGGTCAACAATGCCGGGCAGGCCCACAGCGCGCCGTTCCTGAAGACCGATGCCGCGCTGTGGCAGCGGATGCTTGACGTCAACCTGACCGGCACCTTCCTGTGCACGCAGGCCGCCTTGCCCGCGATGCTTGAAGCCGGCTGGGGCCGCATCGTCAACGTGGCCAGCACCGCGGGCCTGATCGGCTACGGCTATGTGAGCGCCTATTGCGCGGCCAAGCATGGCGTGATCGGGCTGACGCGCGCGCTGGCGCTGGAAACCGCGGCCAAGGGCGTGACCATCAACGCGGTCTGCCCCGGCTATACCGAAACCGATATCGTGCGCGACGCCGTCGCCAATATCGTTGGCAAGACCGGTCGTACGGAAGATCAGGCGCGTGCCGAACTGGCCGCGCGCAACCCGCAGCGGCGCCTGGTGCAGCCGGAGGAAGTGGCCGACGCCGTGGCATGGCTGTGCCAGCCGTCCGCGGGCGCGATCACTGGACAGGCGATCCCGGTGGCCGGCGGCGAAGTGATGGCGGGCTGACAAGACAAGGACCGGAGAGAAAACCATGACTGAAATCGCACTCGACATGCGCCACCACAAGCGCAGCTTCGCCGCTTATGAACCGCGGCACTTCCTGTGGTCGGTGTCCGACGACGGCAAGGTCGGCACCATCACGCTGAACCGGCCCGAACGCAAGAACCCGCTGACCTTCGACTCCTACGCCGAGCTGCGCGACCTGTTCCGCGGCCTGTGCTACGCCAGCGACATCAAGGCGGTGGTGGTGACCGGCGCCGGCGGCAACTATTGCTCCGGCGGTGATGTGCACGAGATCATCGGCCCGCTGACGCGCATGTCGATGCCGGAGCTGCTCGACTTCACACGCATGACCGGCGACCTGGTCAAGGCGATGCGCGCGTGCCCGCAGCCGTTGGTGAGCGCGGTCGACGGCATCTGTGCCGGCGCTGGCGCGATGATGGCGCTGGCGTCCGACATGCGCCTGGGCACGGCGCAGGCCAAGACCGCGTTCCTGTTCACGCGCGTGGGCCTGGCCGGTGCCGACATGGGCGCGTGCACGCTGCTGCCGCGCGTGATCGGGCAGGGCCGGGCCAGCGAGCTGCTGTACACCGGCCGTTCGATGAGCGCGGAGGAAGGGCTGCAGTGGGGCTTCTTCAACGCGCTGCACCCGACCGAAGCGGTGCTGGCGCAGGCGCAGGCGCTGGCCGCGCAACTGGCCGCCGGCCCGACCTTCGCCCACGGCGTGACCAAGAAGCTGCTGCACCAGGAATGGAATATGGGCCTGGACGAGGCTATCGAGGCCGAGGCCGAGGCGCAGGCGATCTGCATGCAGACGCGCGATTTCCGCCGCGCCTATGAGGCCTTCGTCGCCAAGACCAGGCCGGTCTTCGAAGGGGACTGAGCCGCCATGTCCGACAAGACCTACCTCGATCTGCCGCTGTTCGACGATGCCCACCGCGTGCTGGAGCGCGAGCTTGACGCATGGTGCGGGCAACACCTGCGGGTCGACCACAGCGACACCGATGCCGCCTGCCGCGCGCTGGTGCGGCAACTGGGCGAGGTCGGCTGGCTGCGCTATTGCGTGCCGGCCGCGCATGGCGGCGCGCTGCCCGCGCTCGATTCGCGCTCGCTGTGCCTGCTGCGCGAGACCCTCGCGCGCCATGACGGCCTGGCCGATTTTGCCTTTGCCATGCAGGGGCTGGGCTCGGGCGCGATCACGCTGGCGGGCAGCGAGGCGCTGCGCGCGCGCTACCTGCCGCGCGTGGCCCGCGGCGAGGCGATCGCCGCGTTCGCGCTGTCGGAACCCGATGCCGGTTCGGATGTCGCCGCGATGCAATGCAGCGCGCGGCTGTCCGAAGACGGCAGCCACTATGTGATCGATGGCGCCAAGACCTGGATCTCGAACGGCGGCATTGCCGACTTCTACTGCGTGTTCGTGCGCACCGGCGAAGCGCCGGGCGCGCGCGGCATCACGGCCCTGGTGGTCGACGCCGACACGCCGGGCCTGGCCATTGCCGAGCGCATCGACGTGATGGCGCCGCATCCGCTGGCCACGCTGCGCTTCGACCAGTGCCGCGTGCCGGTGGGCAACCGGCTGGGCGAGGCGGGGCAGGGCTTCAAGGTGGCGATGATGACGCTCGATATCTTCCGCGCTTCGGTGGCGGCGGCGGCGCTGGGTTTCGGCCGCGCCGCGCTGGACGATGCGCTGGCGCGTGCCCGCGCGCGGCCGATGTTCGGCGGCGTGCTGGCCGACCTGCAGCTGACCCAGGCCGCGGTCGGCGACATGGCCACCGCCATCGACGCCGCCGCGCTGCTGACCTATCGCGCGGCCTGGCTGCGCGATGTGAAGGGACAGCGCACCACGCGCGAGGCGGCCATGGCCAAGATGGTCGCCACCGAGAACGCGCAGCAGGTGATCGACCGCGCGCTGCAGATGTTCGGCGGCCTCGGCGTCAAGGTCGGCACGCGGGTGGAAAGCCTGTACCGCGAGATCCGCTCACTGCGCATCTATGAAGGCGCCACCGAAGTGCAGAAGCTGATCATCGCGCGCGAGACGCTGGCCGGGCACAAGGCGTAAGGGAGAAGATGGTGACGTACGTCAAAAGGAAATCTTTTGCGACGCCGCTAATAAACCGTCGTCCCCGCGCAGGCGGGGACCCAGTGACTTTTGTCCCCAGAGGACTTCAAAGACGCTGGATTCCCGCCTGCGCGGGAATGACGACGGCTTTTTCGAACGCTGTCGTGAAAAACTGAAAGTTCAATAGTCGGCGAGACAGCTGACAGCAGACAGGAGACAAGCCATGGCGACCACAGCCCACCTCGATACCTTCGCGCGCGACCGCCTGCCGCCGCAAGACCAGTGGCCGGTGTTCCGCTTCAACGCCGATACTGACTACCCCGAGCGGATCAATGCGGCGGTGGAGCTGGTCGACCGCCACGTGCGCGAAGGACGCGGCGAGCGCATCGCCATCCGCCATCGCCGCGACGGCCGCATCGAGACCGTCAGCTATGCCGAGCTCGCGGCGCTGGTGAACCGCATCGCCCATGTGCTGGTCGAGGACATGCGGCTGGTGCCCGGCAACCGTGTGCTGCTGCGCGGCCCCAACAACCTGATGATGGCAGCCAGCTGGCTGGCGACGCTGAAGGCCGGACTGGTGGCGGTGCCGACCATGCCGCTGCTGCGCGCCAGGGAGCTCAAGCAGATCATCGACAAGGCGCAGGTCAGCGCCGCGCTGTGCGATGCGCGGCTGCGCGAGGAACTCGACGCCAACCAGCAGGCCGGCGGCGAATGGCATTGCCCGAGCCTGG
It encodes the following:
- the dnaQ gene encoding DNA polymerase III subunit epsilon, with translation MPAMRQIVLDTETTGLNAATGDRLIEIGCVELMNRRLTGRHLHFYVNPERDIDEGAIAVHGITVEFLADKPRFAEVVDDIREFVQDAELIIHNAQFDLGFLDMEFQLLGLPPFRQHVGNVIDTLREARQMFPGKRNSLDALCERLGISNAHRTLHGALLDAELLAEVYLAMTRGQDSLVIDTLDSSGGQGGVVATADLSRLTLPVLRATDEEQQAHLAIIKGLDKASGGKTVWREDPAEAPGTLAA
- the rnhA gene encoding ribonuclease HI, with protein sequence MQEVTIYSDGACKGNPGRGGWGAVLVAGTSEKELFGGEPNTTNNRMEMTAVIEALRALKRPCVVRVYTDSQYVQKGISEWLPGWKARGWKTADKKPVKNADLWQALDTLAQPHQISWHWVRGHNGHPGNERADALANRGVESIGR
- a CDS encoding class I SAM-dependent methyltransferase; its protein translation is MSNRPNHPIVSWEDWLASPPGEYMLRWEAQQYDRTVADIFGYHAVQLGLPYIDTLRENRMPFSALALDPSSGPHGPRAAHPDARQLLCRFDELPFDTQSIDLVTLPHILEFAEDPHEVLREVSRVLMPEGRVVVTCFNPMSLWGARQGMNRLGATPFLPTDAQQIGFVRIKDWLKLLGFDIIRGRFGCYCPPYRTDRWLQRAAFMEKAGDRWWPIFGAVYMISAIKRVRNIRLVGPAWKSKPALAPVSAPVATPTGTHGKAPGKEH
- the gloB gene encoding hydroxyacylglutathione hydrolase → MLKVEPIPAFQDNYIWAIHDGHCAAVVDPGEAAPVERFLAQSGLALGAIVITHHHGDHQGGVAELLAAHPRAPSGEPLPVLGPARERIGGRTRALREGDVATLEAPALTLRVLDVPGHTAGHIAYVADLGEAGPAVFCGDTLFASGCGRLFEGTPAQMLASLDKLAALPGDTRVYCAHEYTRSNVRFARAVEPGNAALAAWEERVEALRAADRPTLPTTIAHEREVNPFLRSREPAVRAAVSAHGGATAGDAQAFGALRGWKDNFR
- a CDS encoding transglycosylase SLT domain-containing protein — translated: MKIGRLLAVVACAALLAACASTPTPPEGADGAATAQTAKRPDPLNSLSDKSALSSTSTINVDQGGLDWLRGPSNDIWDRIRRGFAMQDLEGTLVDDRTQWYAQRPEYMERMVGRSSRYLYHIVEELEQRKMPTELALLPFVESAFNPQAQSTAKAAGMWQFIPSTGKSYNLKQNMFRDERRDVLASTDAALDYLARLYDMFGDWHLALAAYNWGEGAVSRAIARNQARGLPTDYASLPMPNETRYYVPKLQAVKNIIANPAAYGVKLPEIPDHPYFVTVTTSRDIDVNLAAKLADMSVEEFKALNPSFNRPVILGASNPQILLPFDNAERFQYNLNTYRGGLSSWAAVTVDSRERVESLAARLNVDADTLREINSIPKGMRLKAGSTVMIPRSGRHDQDISATLADSAMLAMEPDLPDARRVVVRASRRDTVASVARRYGVSAGQVQSWNKLSGTKLVAGQSLVLMVPVRGAGAVRAARAERADRAERAERSEQASRKEPTGKAGKGARVVRVSAKGKGEARQRVVVEASPRRGAKAPAVAKVSAKTSTKASAKGVKAR
- a CDS encoding propionate--CoA ligase: MTASHAVHARSLADPEGFWAEQAARIDWETPFSQVLDNSRAPFTRWFVGGRTNLCHNAVDRHLAARASQPALHWVSTETDQARSFTYAELHDEVSRMAAILQQLGVQRGDRVLIYMPMIPEAAFAMLACARIGAIHSVVFGGFASVSLAARIEDARPRVVVSADAGSRAGKVVPYKPLLDEAMRLSSHQPEKVLLVDRQLADMPRTAGRDQDYGAWRERVAGVQVPCVWLESGEPSYVLYTSGTTGKPKGVQRDTGGYAVALATSMEYIFCGKAGDTMFTASDIGWVVGHSYIVYGPLLAGMATLMYEGTPVRPDGGILWRLVEQYRVNLMFSAPTAIRVLKKQDPAWLTRYDLSSLRLLFLAGEPLDEPTARWIQDGLGKPVVDNYWQTESGWPIIAIQRGLEALPPKLGSPGVPAYGYDLKIVDEATGEECPPGQKGVVAIDGPLPPGCMSTIWGDDDRFVRTYWQAVPNRLCYSTFDWGVRDADGYVFILGRTDDVINVAGHRLGTREIEESLSSSAAVAEVAVVGVQDALKGQVAMAFCIARDPARTATPEARLVLEGELMKTVEQQLGAVARPARVLFVNALPKTRSGKLLRRAMQAVAEGRDPGDLTTIEDPGALDQLQAALKG